The Candidatus Binatia bacterium DNA segment GATCCACGACGACGACGAAAAAATCATCTCGGCGCTGAGAGCCGGGGCCGCCGGCTATATCCTCAAGGACGCTGATCAAAAAGATTTCATCGAGATCATCCGCCACACCTTTCAGGGAAAATCCTGGAATTCCCCCTACCTGGCCCATCTGACCCTGCCGCGCAACGCACGCACGGCCCAGGTCTTGGAGGGCGACAAGAAAAAAGAATTTGCCGAGAAATACGGCCTGACCGAACAAGAGCTTAGGCTGCTTCACCTCCTGGCCGAGGGGCTTTCCAATGAGGAGATGAGCCGCTTGGTGAACCTCTCGCGCGAGACCATCAAGATGCACCTTAAGGCCCTCTTCAGAAAACTCGAGGTAAAAAACCGCACGGAAGCCGCCGTCCTGGCGGTACGCGACGCCCTCGGTTAGCTCCCCCCGGAGGCTGTGGATAAGTACCCCTTCGGGGAGTTGACGTCCCATGGGCGCGGCGATATAGAGTAGCGTCCCTGGATGCCTCGTTGCATGATTGCGAGTACTCAGGCGTCCAAT contains these protein-coding regions:
- a CDS encoding response regulator transcription factor — protein: MPIKIMIADDERLFRQSLRKLLEGVRDIRVVAEAADGQEAVVQAQEKEPDIALLDVRMPKMDGIKAAKLISSLVPKAKVLMLSIHDDDEKIISALRAGAAGYILKDADQKDFIEIIRHTFQGKSWNSPYLAHLTLPRNARTAQVLEGDKKKEFAEKYGLTEQELRLLHLLAEGLSNEEMSRLVNLSRETIKMHLKALFRKLEVKNRTEAAVLAVRDALG